Proteins from one Ipomoea triloba cultivar NCNSP0323 chromosome 1, ASM357664v1 genomic window:
- the LOC115996267 gene encoding G patch domain-containing protein 11 isoform X1 encodes MAEGEDEDYMGDLSQFLPPEASVPSKKVSNSKPVVSNSTNKRKPLSWQEQRKLKRQQKQVEEDQQTLSNLESAIPQSNIGFKMLKQMGYTPGSTLGKDGSGRAEPVALEIRRGRAGLGKEDSRLEKARKEIEKLESEKMKEKELLVEFEHRQKERWKGRRIVVNFHKAEAVLAQLENREVVEEDKEEEEGEKEEEEEEEIITEEDLLKILMKLRDEYHYCLFCGCRYESLEALVDNCPGIMEEDH; translated from the exons ATGGCGgaaggagaagatgaagattacaTGGGAGACCTCTCCCAGTTTCTACCTCCAGAAGCCTCTGTACCTTCTAAAAAG GTTTCTAACAGTAAACCCGTGGTTTCAAATTCTACAAACAAGCGCAAACCCCTAAGCTGGCAAGAGCAAAGAAAGCTCAAACGGCAACAAAAGCAAGTTGAAGAGGATCAACAAACTCTGTCCAACTTAGAATCGGCAATTCCACAATCAAACATTGGGTTCAAAATGTTGAAACAAATGGGTTACACTCCTGGCTCAACGCTAGGCAAGGATGGCTCAGGCAGGGCTGAACCAGTGGCTCTGGAAATTCGAAGGGGCCGTGCTGGTCTTGGGAAGGAAGATTCGAGATTAGAGAAGGCAAGGAAAGAAATAGAGAAACTTGAAAGCgagaaaatgaaggaaaaagaactTTTGGTAGAGTTTGAGCATCGCCAAAAGGAGAGGTGGAAGGGAAGGAGGATTGTTGTCAATTTTCACAAGGCCGAGGCTGTGTTAGCTCAGTTGGAGAATAGAGAGGTCGTAGAGGAGGataaggaagaagaggaaggagaaaaggaggaggaagaggaagaagaaatcatcactGAAGAG GATTTGCTAAAGATATTGATGAAATTGAGAGATGAATATCATTACTGTCTCTTCTGTGGATGTCGG TATGAGTCTTTGGAAGCACTTGTGGATAACTGCCCTGGAATAATGGAGGAAGACCACTAG
- the LOC116032521 gene encoding TBCC domain-containing protein 1-like produces MTDAAEPQPSTPSASSSPIYIRPRREPFEHGLLPIPKLIFTDGTQTLGPIKDKLLSLASPSDRRVQSQHISDVLQISPQHAHLLLDTVAAVLQSDEDPIVTATPSEIESVGVNVFDLVVFLYIQSYKRLFPRGYKDSAAVADVWPSTSAFDGFLSALSPMQLVRSNSRRFMPSQSDEEAHQLSYLQKHLGNILSLLADPIEGEAEESLVLSMEKFEHLGYLLYFGEKGSEKIPLSQIAPFFANSDPNMPAAPVPAALVHDWLLQNIASALERITDKASVKENGPTNASDQDISMADVCMSPAKASLGSRGPSYIEGISKSSYVRHANDLNGSSVKVINCNESAIYILAPLRYATVYGCSDATIFLGAVGKAVRIEHCERVHVIVAAKRICIANCRECVFFLGVNQQPLLVGDNHKLQVVPYNTFYSQLEEHLNQVGINPTINKWDEPVTLGVVDPHDSISHPAGVSDVQTESATHLDPDQFTNFLIPNWIESEPSGTTKDNPFPLPDAYMASQQRNHKNLDEIKQSLREIEAEDNRKRELANALHACFKEWLYASGNIRQLYCLQGE; encoded by the exons ATGACCGACGCCGCCGAGCCGCAACCGTCGACGCCGTCCGCCTCTTCTTCACCAATTTACATCCGCCCAAGACGTGAGCCCTTCGAGCACGGCCTTCTCCCCATTCCGAAGCTCATCTTCACCGACGGCACCCAAACACTGGGCCCCATCAAGGACAAGCTCTTGTCCCTCGCTTCCCCCTCTGACCGTCGCGTCCAATCGCAACACATTTCCGATGTCCTCCAGATCTCGCCTCAGCACGCCCACCTCCTCCTCGACACTGTCGCTGCCGTCCTGCAGTCCGATGAGGACCCCATCGTCACCGCCACGCCCTCTGAGATTGAATCCGTAGGCGTCAACGTCTTCGATTTGGTGGTGTTTTTGTACATCCAGAGTTACAAGAGGTTGTTTCCCAGGGGGTATAAGGACTCCGCCGCTGTAGCCGATGTTTGGCCTTCCACTTCGGCTTTCGATGGCTTCTTATCTGCCCTATCGCCGATGCAA CTAGTGCGCAGCAATAGTCGTAGGTTCATGCCATCACAGTCTGATGAAGAGGCTCATCAATTATCCTACTTACAGAAACACTTGGGCAACATTCTCTCTTTGTTGGCAGACCCAATTGAAGGAGAGGCAGAAGAATCATTG GTGTTATCAATGGAGAAATTTGAGCATCTTGGGTACCTTCTCTATTTTGGGGAAAAAGGATCTGAGAAAATTCCACTGAGCCAGATTGCTCCATTTTTTGCAAATTCAGATCCCAACATGCCCGCTGCTCCAGTTCCAGCTGCCCTTGTTCATGACTGGCTTCTTCAAAATATTGCTTCTGCTTTGGAACGGATAACTGACAAAGCATCTGTCAAGGAAAATGGACCAACCAATGCCTCAGATCAGGATATTTCAATGGCTGATGTGTGTATGAGTCCAGCAAAGGCATCTCTAGGTTCTCGAGGTCCAAGCTATATCGAGGGGATCTCTAAATCATCATATGTAAGACATGCAAATGATCTGAATGGCTCATCTGTAAAA GTTATTAATTGCAATGAATCAGCTATTTATATACTAGCACCTTTGAGATATGCAACAGTCTATGGGTGCTCGGATGCAACTATCTTTCTTGGAGCTGTTGGCAAG GCTGTCAGAATTGAGCACTGTGAACGTGTGCATGTTATTGTGGCGGCAAAACGTATCTGTATTGCCAATTGTCGTGAATGTGTATTTTTCTTGGGAGTAAACCAACAGCCCCTTCTTGTCGGTGATAACCATAAATTGCAG GTGGTTCCATATAACACATTTTACTCACAATTGGAAGAGCACTTGAACCAAGTTGGTATTAACCCTACCATTAACAAATGGGATGAACCTGTGACACTTGGAGTGGTTGATCCACACGATTCGATATCACATCCTGCTGGTGTCTCTGATGTCCAAACTGAATCTGCTACCCATTTAGACCCTGATCAATTCACTAACTTTTTG ATTCCTAACTGGATTGAGTCTGAACCATCTGGGACAACAAAAGACAACCCTTTTCCGCTGCCTGATGCATACATGGCTTCTCAGCAGAGAAAT CACAAGAACTTGGATGAGATTAAGCAGAGTTTGAGGGAAATTGAGGCTGAAGACAACCGGAAACGAGAATTAGCCAATGCTCTGCATGCATGCTTTAAAGAGTGGTTATATG CTTCAGGAAATATCCGGCAACTATACTGCCTACAAGGAGAGTAG
- the LOC116033174 gene encoding FT-interacting protein 3-like has protein sequence MQRPQHEDFTLKETKPHLGGGKVSGDKLASTYDLVEQMQYLYVRVVKAKDLPGKDVTGSLDPYVEIRLGNYKGTTRHFEKRSNPEWNQVFAFSKDRIQASVLEVSVKDKDFVKDDFVGRVLFDLNEVPKRVPPDSPLAPQWYRLEDRKGDKARGGGELMLAVWMGTQADEAFPEAWHSDAAAVSGADGLANIRSKVYLSPKLWYLRVNVIEAQDLLPNDKSRFPEVFVKAILGNQALRTRVSMNKSINPMWNEDLMFVVADPFEEPLILSVEDRVAPNKDEVLGRCAIPLQFVDRRLDHRPLNSRWYNLEKHVIVEGEKREIKFSSRLHMRVCLEGGYHVLDESTHHSSDLRPTAKQLWKSNIGVLEVGIISAGGLSPMKTKDGRATTDAYCVAKYGQKWVRTRTIIDSFAPKWNEQYTWEVFDPCTVITIGVFDNCHLQGGDKSAGSRDSRIGKVRIRLSTLETDRVYTHSYPLLVLHPTGVKKMGEIQLAVRFSCSSLLNMMHMYSQPLLPKMHYIHPLTVIQLDSLRHQATQIVSMRLSRAEPPLRKEVVEYMLDVGSHMWSMRRSKANFFRIMGVLSGLLAVGRWFDQICNWKNPITTVLIHILFLILVLYPELILPTVFLYLFLIGVWNYRWRPRHPPHMDTRLSCADNAHPDELDEEFDTFPTSRPPDVVRMRYDRLRSIAGRVQTVVGDLATQGERLRSLLSWRDPRATALFVIFCLVAAVVLYVTPLQVVALLIGFYTLRHPRFRYRLPSVPLNFFRRLPARTDCML, from the coding sequence ATGCAGAGGCCACAACATGAAGATTTTACTCTTAAGGAGACCAAACCCCACCTGGGTGGAGGGAAGGTCTCAGGTGATAAGCTTGCTAGTACCTATGACCTTGTTGAGCAGATGCAATACCTCTATGTCCGGGTTGTGAAAGCCAAGGATTTGCCAGGGAAGGATGTTACAGGAAGTCTTGATCCTTATGTGGAGATTAGGCTGGGAAACTACAAGGGAACTACGCGCCACTTTGAGAAGAGGAGCAACCCTGAATGGAATCAGGTGTTTGCTTTCTCCAAGGACAGGATTCAGGCATCTGTGCTTGAGGTGTCTGTGAAGGATAAGGATTTCGTTAAGGATGATTTTGTTGGTCGGGTTTTGTTTGATCTGAATGAGGTTCCAAAGAGGGTTCCGCCCGATAGTCCTCTGGCACCGCAGTGGTATAGGTTGGAGGACAGGAAGGGGGATAAGGCTAGAGGAGGGGGCGAGCTGATGTTGGCTGTTTGGATGGGTACTCAGGCTGATGAGGCATTCCCCGAGGCATGGCATTCGGATGCAGCAGCTGTTAGCGGGGCTGATGGCCTTGCAAATATAAGGTCTAAGGTATACCTTTCGCCCAAACTTTGGTACTTGAGAGTTAATGTAATTGAGGCTCAGGACTTGCTGCCTAACGATAAGAGCAGGTTTCCAGAAGTTTTCGTTAAGGCAATCCTGGGGAATCAGGCTCTGAGGACCCGAGTTTCCATGAACAAATCTATCAATCCAATGTGGAACGAGGATCTAATGTTTGTAGTTGCAGACCCATTCGAGGAGCCTCTCATTTTGAGTGTGGAAGATAGGGTTGCACCGAACAAGGACGAGGTTCTGGGGAGGTGTGCTATTCCTTTACAGTTTGTGGACAGAAGGTTGGATCACAGGCCACTGAACTCCAGGTGGTATAATCTCGAGAAACATGTAATCGTCGAGGGGGAAAAGAGGGAAATAAAATTTTCCAGCAGGCTTCACATGAGAGTATGCCTGGAAGGCGGTTATCATGTTCTGGATGAATCAACACATCATAGCAGTGATCTTAGGCCAACCGCAAAGCAGCTATGGAAATCTAATATCGGTGTTCTTGAAGTGGGCATTATTAGTGCTGGTGGGCTTTCACCTATGAAGACAAAAGATGGACGGGCGACAACAGATGCTTACTGTGTGGCCAAATATGGACAGAAGTGGGTCCGAACGAGGACAATAATTGACAGTTTTGCTCCAAAATGGAATGAACAATACACTTGGGAGGTATTTGATCCTTGTACTGTTATAACTATTGGCGTGTTTGATAACTGTCATCTGCAGGGAGGAGACAAATCTGCTGGGTCGAGGGACTCGAGAATTGGAAAGGTCAGGATTCGCCTCTCTACTCTGGAGACGGATCGTGTTTACACACATTCTTACCCCCTTCTGGTTTTGCATCCCACTGGGGTAAAGAAGATGGGCGAAATTCAATTGGCTGTTAGGTTTTCTTGCTCTTCCTTGCTTAATATGATGCATATGTACTCACAGCCCCTTTTGCCCAAAATGCATTATATCCATCCCTTAACTGTTATTCAGCTCGACAGCTTGAGGCACCAGGCCACTCAGATTGTATCAATGAGGTTGAGTCGGGCTGAGCCACCGTTGAGGAAAGAGGTTGTGGAGTATATGCTGGATGTTGGTTCCCACATGTGGAGTATGAGGAGGAGCAAAGCTAATTTTTTCAGGATTATGGGCGTTTTAAGCGGGCTGCTAGCTGTTGGGAGATGGTTCGATCAAATATGCAACTGGAAAAATCCGATTACAACTGTTTTGATTCACATCTTGTTCTTGATTCTCGTCTTGTATCCCGAGCTCATCCTTCCTACTGTTTTCCTGTATCTGTTCTTGATTGGAGTGTGGAACTATCGATGGAGGCCGAGGCATCCTCCCCACATGGACACGAGGCTCTCGTGTGCTGACAACGCCCATCCTGACGAGCTCGACGAGGAGTTCGATACCTTCCCGACCTCCCGCCCTCCCGATGTTGTGAGGATGCGATATGACCGCCTGAGAAGCATTGCAGGAAGGGTTCAAACCGTGGTTGGGGATTTAGCTACTCAAGGGGAAAGGCTGCGCTCTCTGCTGAGCTGGAGAGACCCGAGAGCTACAGCGCTGTTCGTGATCTTCTGCCTGGTCGCTGCCGTTGTCCTGT
- the LOC116032512 gene encoding protein STRUBBELIG-RECEPTOR FAMILY 2, protein MQFKWFCVIECIFMSVLLAFQASAYTDDIEAQTLREMYRAFNSPPQLIKWRLEGGDPCEELWTGVGCSGSSVVQIKLEGLNLTGILGFQISNLQHLKQLELSSNNIQGEIPHDLPHNLTHLILAWNNFSNSIPDSLTSLKHLQQLNLSHNMLSGPLGDFFGSMENLKLMDLSHNNFTGDLPSSFKALKNLTSLFMQSNSFTGSVINLSGLSLIDLNIEDNHFSGVIPENFQKIRNLWIGGNRFDRGGNYSPWNFPLDVVPSEKNISSPPTMQSSAIKKNISTSSSPPTMQSSTIAKNYASHTKGGEYKGKRYGSEALVAVVIGATLLAICAVLFIVVRIHRSRNQMLIGSVCTENCIRCLTKDCSSTVKEDSQFSSQISSPQLISPWQLQPVSRRSFANTCKVPICSRFYTISELQLATNNFSEENLLGEGSLGSVYKAEFPDGQIFAVKNINTVELSLQEEEHFLDVVRTASRLRHSNIVALSGYCVGYGQHLLVYEYVRSVSLQDALHDTGFIPLSWTLRLRIALGTARALNYLHSSCVPPIAHNNLKAANILLDEDNRPKISDCGLVNLRPLTTNAVKLKASEMAISDSGYVPPEHVQGGLGNTKADVYAFGVLLLELLTGKQPFDSSRPRYEQSLVEWASSRLDDKGCVAEMVDPAMSRTIPSKTLSRLAHFISLCIHPEKEMRPAMSEMVEWLTGVLNKQPGGGSRQAAEAGAVEGTERSFRTTSSCFFGSPRVN, encoded by the exons ATGCAATTCAAATGGTTCTGCGTCATTGAATGTATTTTCATGTCAGTTCTTCTGGCTTTTCAAGCCTCGGCCTACACTGATGACATTGAAG CTCAAACTCTGAGAGAGATGTACAGAGCCTTTAACAGCCCACCACAATTGATAAAATGGAGACTTGAGGGCGGTGACCCATGCGAGGAACTATGGACAGGAGTAGGATGCTCAGGGTCATCAGTGGTTCAAAT TAAACTTGAAGGTTTAAACCTCACTGGTATCTTGGGATTCCAGATTTCCAATCTGCAACACTTGAAGCAGCT GGAGCTTAGTTCCAATAACATTCAAGGCGAAATCCCTCATGACTTACCTCATAATTTGACACACTT AATTTTGGCATGGAACAATTTCAGCAATAGCATTCCCGATTCCTTGACTAGTCTGAAACATCTCCAGCAGCT GAATCTAAGCCACAACATGTTATCTGGACCTTTAGGAGATTTTTTTGGCAGCATGGAGAATCTGAAACTGAT GGATTTATCACACAATAACTTCACAGGTGATCTACCTAGTTCGTTTAAAGCTTTGAAAAACTTGACGAGCTT ATTCATGCAGAGCAATTCATTCACTGGATCAGTTATTAATTTGTCTGGGCTCTCACTGATAGACCT GAATATCGAAGATAATCACTTCAGTGGTGTAATTccagaaaattttcaaaagataAGAAACTTATG GATTGGGGGTAATAGATTTGACAGGGGAGGAAACTATTCACCCTGGAATTTCCCTCTGGATGTCGTGCCCAGTGAGAAGAATATCAGTAGTCCACCAACTATGCAGTCAAGTGCCATTAAGAAGAATATCAGTACTTCCAGTAGTCCACCAACTATGCAGTCAAGCACCATTGCGAAGAATTATGCTTCTCATACAAAAGGAGGAGAGTACAAAGGAAAAAGATATGGTTCTGAGGCACTAGTTGCTGTGGTAATCGGAGCCACTCTTTTGGCAATCTGTGCTGTACTCTTCATTGTTGTTCGGATTCATAGATCTCGCAACCAAATGCTCATAGGCTCAGTATGCACTGAAAACTGTATTCGTTGTCTTACTAAAG ACTGCTCTTCTACAGTTAAAGAAGACAGTCAATTCTCATCACAGATAAGCTCTCCACAGCTTATATCTCCATGGCAATTACAACCGGTGTCCAGAAGGAGCTTTGCCAATACGTGCAAAGTCCCAATATGTTCAAGATTCTATACAATATCAGAGCTCCAATTAGCAACAAATAACTTCAGTGAAGAAAACCTTCTTGGAGAGGGATCCCTTGGTTCcgtttacaaagcagagttcCCTGATGGACAG ATATTTGCTGTGAAGAATATCAACACAGTAGAACTGTCTCTCCAAGAAGAAGAACATTTCTTGGATGTAGTTAGGACTGCATCACGATTGAGGCACTCCAACATTGTAGCACTCTCTGGCTACTGTGTGGGGTATGGCCAGCACCTGCTGGTGTATGAGTATGTAAGGAGTGTTTCTCTTCAGGATGCTCTGCACGATACTGGATTCATACCTTTGTCTTGGACTCTCAGACTACGCATTGCACTTGGCACAGCTCGTGCTTTGAA TTACTTGCATTCCTCCTGTGTGCCTCCGATTGCACATAACAACCTGAAGGCTGCCAACATCTTACTGGATGAGGATAATAGGCCTAAGATTTCTGACTGTGGACTGGTCAACTTGAGACCCCTGACCACAAACGCTGTTAAACTCAAG GCTTCTGAGATGGCTATATCTGATAGTGGCTATGTCCCGCCTGAACATGTCCAAGGGGGACTTGGGAACACGAAGGCAGACGTGTACGCTTTTGGGGTGTTACTTCTTGAACTCCTAACAGGAAAACAGCCATTTGACAG CTCAAGGCCGAGATATGAGCAGTCGTTGGTGGAATGGGCTTCATCCAGGCTTGATGACAAGGGGTGTGTTGCAGAGATGGTTGATCCAGCCATGTCAAGAACAATCCCTTCCAAGACTCTCTCGCGTCTTGCTCACTTCATCTCACTCtgtatacat CCTGAGAAGGAGATGCGACCGGCAATGAGTGAAATGGTGGAGTGGCTAACGGGTGTGTTAAACAAGCAGCCTGGGGGAGGTAGTAGACAGGCTGCAGAAGCAGGTGCAGTTGAGGGCACTGAGCGATCATTCCGCACCACCTCAAGCTGTTTCTTTGGCTCGCCAAGAGTAAACTGA
- the LOC115996267 gene encoding G patch domain-containing protein 11 isoform X2, which translates to MKITWETSPSFYLQKPLYLLKSKPVVSNSTNKRKPLSWQEQRKLKRQQKQVEEDQQTLSNLESAIPQSNIGFKMLKQMGYTPGSTLGKDGSGRAEPVALEIRRGRAGLGKEDSRLEKARKEIEKLESEKMKEKELLVEFEHRQKERWKGRRIVVNFHKAEAVLAQLENREVVEEDKEEEEGEKEEEEEEEIITEEDLLKILMKLRDEYHYCLFCGCRYESLEALVDNCPGIMEEDH; encoded by the exons atgaagattacaTGGGAGACCTCTCCCAGTTTCTACCTCCAGAAGCCTCTGTACCTTCTAAAAAG TAAACCCGTGGTTTCAAATTCTACAAACAAGCGCAAACCCCTAAGCTGGCAAGAGCAAAGAAAGCTCAAACGGCAACAAAAGCAAGTTGAAGAGGATCAACAAACTCTGTCCAACTTAGAATCGGCAATTCCACAATCAAACATTGGGTTCAAAATGTTGAAACAAATGGGTTACACTCCTGGCTCAACGCTAGGCAAGGATGGCTCAGGCAGGGCTGAACCAGTGGCTCTGGAAATTCGAAGGGGCCGTGCTGGTCTTGGGAAGGAAGATTCGAGATTAGAGAAGGCAAGGAAAGAAATAGAGAAACTTGAAAGCgagaaaatgaaggaaaaagaactTTTGGTAGAGTTTGAGCATCGCCAAAAGGAGAGGTGGAAGGGAAGGAGGATTGTTGTCAATTTTCACAAGGCCGAGGCTGTGTTAGCTCAGTTGGAGAATAGAGAGGTCGTAGAGGAGGataaggaagaagaggaaggagaaaaggaggaggaagaggaagaagaaatcatcactGAAGAG GATTTGCTAAAGATATTGATGAAATTGAGAGATGAATATCATTACTGTCTCTTCTGTGGATGTCGG TATGAGTCTTTGGAAGCACTTGTGGATAACTGCCCTGGAATAATGGAGGAAGACCACTAG